A window of Hymenobacter aerilatus contains these coding sequences:
- a CDS encoding lipocalin family protein, producing the protein MKNLLLATLLLFGTLSGCAVKPTNKHDVFTETAQLPQEEAPHERNSLEWWYFTGHLRDKNTGEEFGTEYVFFHFNLNGKQDWQMVNFSVTDPKAQQFRYDYKVRKLPELLTATLPLNLNMQKQAQQWQLTGQEGRYHLQARMARHAGTAINLTTTPAKPVLLHSGTGYENYGGKATAGYYSYPRLMASGTMEVNGQRHEVEGELWYDRQWNCNSVMAKDAGWDWFSVQLDEPKEDLMLYQLFNRATGEYVGGGSHYSATAQSTHLGEDDFQLETLAEWTSPHSRKTYPNKWRVRIPSQGYDLVIEPVMQDQELSIKLLPGIKMSYWEGMCRVSGTHYGKPVTGRSYVEITNRKEKQKVKEAVTARK; encoded by the coding sequence ATGAAGAACTTGCTGCTCGCTACCCTACTCTTATTCGGCACATTGTCTGGCTGTGCCGTGAAGCCGACCAATAAACACGACGTTTTCACCGAAACCGCCCAACTGCCTCAGGAAGAAGCGCCGCACGAGCGCAATTCTTTGGAATGGTGGTATTTCACTGGCCACCTGCGCGACAAGAATACTGGCGAGGAGTTCGGCACGGAGTACGTATTCTTCCACTTCAACCTGAACGGCAAGCAAGACTGGCAGATGGTCAACTTTTCCGTGACCGACCCTAAGGCCCAGCAGTTTCGCTACGACTATAAGGTGCGCAAGCTGCCGGAGCTGCTCACTGCTACCCTACCCCTCAACCTGAATATGCAGAAGCAGGCCCAGCAGTGGCAGCTTACGGGCCAGGAGGGCCGCTACCACTTGCAGGCGCGCATGGCCCGCCACGCTGGCACGGCTATCAACCTGACCACCACGCCCGCCAAACCCGTGCTGCTGCACAGCGGCACCGGCTACGAAAACTACGGTGGCAAGGCCACGGCCGGCTATTACAGCTACCCGCGCCTGATGGCCAGCGGCACTATGGAAGTGAATGGCCAGCGGCACGAGGTAGAAGGTGAGCTGTGGTACGACCGCCAATGGAACTGCAACTCCGTGATGGCTAAGGACGCCGGCTGGGACTGGTTCAGCGTTCAGCTGGACGAGCCGAAAGAGGACTTGATGCTGTATCAGCTATTCAACCGTGCCACCGGGGAATACGTGGGCGGCGGCTCGCACTACTCGGCTACTGCGCAGAGCACTCACCTCGGCGAAGACGACTTCCAGCTCGAAACCCTGGCCGAGTGGACCAGCCCGCACTCCCGCAAAACCTACCCCAATAAGTGGCGCGTGCGCATCCCCAGCCAGGGCTACGATTTGGTGATAGAGCCGGTTATGCAGGATCAGGAGTTGAGCATCAAGCTGCTACCCGGCATCAAGATGAGCTATTGGGAAGGTATGTGCCGTGTATCCGGCACGCACTACGGCAAACCTGTGACCGGCCGCAGCTACGTCGAAATCACCAACCGCAAGGAAAAGCAAAAGGTGAAAGAAGCCGTAACGGCGAGGAAATGA
- a CDS encoding HAMP domain-containing sensor histidine kinase, with protein MASLRTTRAEFLPSLSHLPGAWLHRFSLIPIYDQKSRGKLVVLASALLIAVATVLYTNILVRHLAEREQQQIDLYAKAMRFLINTEVEDANTTFVFDEIIQLNKTIPILLVNSDGDVVDYKYVDVPKGLNDEQRQVFLKKQVLEMKEKHPPIVIELGAGLRNYLYYKNSELLDRLQTYPLVQLAVVSCLAVIAYFSFSSSRRAEQNRVWVGLAKETAHQLGTPLSSLVGWQAYLRESERFKDEPIVEELGKDIRRLEIITERFSNIGSVPVLKDENILMVTQNAIAYLQSRVSRKVIFTITTSLPTDMPAQVNVPLFDWVVENICKNAVDAMDGRGSIHIHLRRPVRSKNQIAIDITDTGKGISKNKMESVFLPGYTTKKRGWGLGLALAKRIIENYHKGKLFVKWSEVGKGTTFRIVLNGE; from the coding sequence GTGGCTTCCTTGCGCACGACCCGCGCCGAGTTCCTACCTTCGTTGTCTCACCTACCCGGAGCTTGGCTCCATCGCTTTTCCTTGATTCCGATCTACGACCAAAAATCCCGTGGCAAGCTGGTAGTGCTGGCCAGTGCTTTGCTGATTGCGGTGGCCACTGTGTTGTATACCAATATCTTGGTGCGCCACTTGGCCGAGCGCGAACAGCAGCAGATAGACCTCTACGCTAAGGCCATGCGCTTCCTGATTAATACGGAGGTGGAGGATGCCAACACCACCTTCGTGTTCGACGAAATTATTCAGCTAAACAAGACCATCCCGATTTTGCTGGTAAACAGCGACGGCGACGTAGTGGATTACAAGTACGTAGATGTACCTAAAGGCCTGAACGACGAGCAGCGTCAGGTGTTCTTGAAAAAGCAGGTGCTCGAAATGAAAGAAAAGCACCCACCCATTGTGATTGAGTTGGGTGCTGGCCTGCGTAACTATCTGTATTATAAAAACTCTGAACTGCTCGATCGACTGCAAACCTACCCGCTGGTGCAGCTGGCGGTGGTAAGCTGCCTAGCTGTTATTGCCTATTTCTCATTCAGCTCGTCGCGGCGGGCCGAGCAAAACCGCGTGTGGGTAGGGCTGGCCAAGGAAACGGCCCACCAGCTGGGCACGCCACTGAGCAGCCTGGTGGGCTGGCAGGCGTATTTGCGGGAGTCGGAACGCTTTAAGGACGAGCCGATTGTGGAGGAGCTGGGCAAGGACATCCGGCGGCTGGAAATTATTACAGAGCGTTTCAGCAACATCGGCTCGGTGCCGGTGCTTAAGGACGAGAATATTCTGATGGTGACCCAAAACGCCATTGCCTACCTACAAAGCCGGGTGTCGCGCAAGGTTATCTTCACCATCACCACCTCCCTACCCACCGATATGCCCGCGCAGGTAAACGTGCCGCTGTTTGATTGGGTGGTAGAAAACATCTGCAAAAACGCCGTGGATGCCATGGATGGTCGGGGCAGCATCCATATTCACTTGCGCCGGCCGGTGCGCAGCAAAAACCAGATTGCCATCGACATCACGGACACGGGCAAGGGCATCTCGAAGAATAAGATGGAGTCGGTATTCCTACCCGGTTACACTACCAAGAAGCGCGGGTGGGGTCTGGGGCTGGCGCTGGCCAAGCGCATTATCGAGAACTATCACAAAGGCAAGCTCTTCGTGAAGTGGTCTGAGGTAGGGAAGGGTACCACCTTCCGCATCGTGCTGAATGGGGAGTAG
- the hemA gene encoding glutamyl-tRNA reductase yields MLHPFKAVSLSYKKAPLEIRELIALDEAACRRFLHTLHHDLHLQDLLVLSTCNRTEVYYAADRDQSPAIIEALAQLKQLPDATAYYAYFDILDTYEDAVQHLFEVSMGLAAQVVGDLQISNQVKMAYQYSADADAAGPFLHRLLHTIFFTNKRVQQETAFRDGAASTSYAALELVEELTTDIANPRVLVVGLGEIGADVCRHLGDSRQFSDVTICNRTRHKAEQLAAECGVKVLDFENLTQGLREADVVISSIARDTPFFTRELVAHMDVLSYKFFIDLSVPRSIEAEVETVPGVLVYNIDAIHSKTSAALEQRLAAVPQVRAIIAESIASLGDWAKEMMVSPIIQKIKGALETLRQEELERHLKKATPEEAKRLEDVTRSLMNKVLKQHVLQLKAACKRDNADQLVDALTELFDLENQPATA; encoded by the coding sequence ATGCTCCACCCGTTTAAAGCTGTCAGCCTCTCCTATAAAAAAGCGCCGCTGGAAATCCGCGAGCTTATTGCCCTGGACGAGGCTGCTTGCCGCCGCTTCCTGCACACGCTCCACCACGACCTGCACTTGCAGGACCTGCTGGTGCTGAGCACCTGCAACCGTACCGAAGTCTACTACGCCGCCGACCGCGACCAGAGCCCGGCCATTATCGAGGCCCTGGCGCAGCTCAAGCAGCTCCCCGATGCGACGGCCTACTACGCGTACTTCGATATTCTGGACACCTACGAGGATGCCGTGCAGCACCTGTTTGAGGTGAGCATGGGCCTCGCCGCTCAGGTGGTAGGTGACCTGCAGATCAGCAACCAGGTGAAGATGGCCTACCAGTACTCGGCCGATGCGGATGCCGCCGGGCCGTTTCTGCACCGGTTGCTGCATACTATCTTCTTCACCAACAAGCGGGTGCAGCAGGAAACTGCCTTTCGCGATGGGGCAGCCTCTACCTCCTATGCTGCCCTGGAGCTGGTAGAGGAGTTGACCACCGATATAGCCAACCCGCGTGTGCTGGTGGTCGGGCTGGGTGAAATTGGCGCCGACGTGTGCCGCCACCTCGGCGACAGCCGCCAGTTCTCCGACGTGACCATCTGCAACCGCACCCGCCACAAGGCTGAGCAGCTCGCCGCCGAGTGTGGCGTGAAAGTACTTGACTTCGAAAACCTGACCCAGGGCCTGCGTGAAGCCGACGTGGTGATTTCCTCCATCGCCCGCGACACGCCCTTTTTCACCCGCGAGCTGGTGGCACACATGGATGTGCTGAGCTACAAGTTCTTCATCGACTTGTCGGTGCCGCGCAGCATTGAGGCGGAGGTAGAGACGGTGCCCGGCGTGCTGGTATATAATATCGACGCTATTCACAGCAAGACTTCGGCGGCGCTGGAGCAGCGCTTAGCAGCCGTGCCACAGGTACGCGCCATCATTGCCGAGAGCATTGCCAGCCTGGGCGACTGGGCCAAAGAGATGATGGTGTCGCCCATCATTCAGAAAATCAAAGGAGCCTTAGAAACGCTGCGGCAGGAAGAGCTGGAGCGCCACCTCAAAAAGGCTACCCCCGAGGAAGCGAAGCGCCTTGAAGACGTAACCCGTTCCTTAATGAACAAAGTGCTGAAACAGCACGTGCTCCAGTTGAAAGCCGCCTGCAAGCGTGACAACGCCGACCAGTTGGTGGACGCCCTCACAGAACTGTTCGACTTAGAGAATCAGCCAGCTACGGCGTGA
- a CDS encoding ArsR/SmtB family transcription factor, translating into MKPLLSRVESKKVDKAAAMLKVLAHPKRLAIVDLLGKEDKMTVTEIYRSLDLPQAIASQHLITLKDRGILSSFKVGTKIYYSLSIPKLLDVIDSLEDCCDAI; encoded by the coding sequence ATGAAACCTTTGCTCTCGCGCGTCGAATCCAAGAAAGTAGATAAGGCCGCTGCGATGCTGAAAGTGCTGGCTCACCCCAAGCGCCTCGCCATCGTTGACTTGCTGGGCAAAGAGGACAAGATGACTGTAACGGAAATTTACCGCTCGCTCGATCTGCCTCAGGCTATTGCCTCTCAGCACCTTATCACCCTGAAAGACCGGGGCATCCTGTCGTCTTTCAAAGTAGGAACCAAGATTTACTACTCGCTCTCCATCCCCAAACTGCTGGACGTAATAGACTCGCTGGAAGACTGCTGCGACGCAATTTGA
- a CDS encoding mechanosensitive ion channel family protein — MTLSEILQYRFLGNSVQTYLIALGILLFGLLFKNLMSKLLTKLLYRFVRGKSEGVTEGQFHDLLIQPVSLVIFLTSLYLAFQVLNIPVRSAELARSDPWYEVAIFRLYQICIISSIAWIITRFIDFFVLVFLRRAEASPRVANQLVPFARDLLKFLVGAVAFLIVLGKTFGVDVTALIGGLGIGGLAVAFAAKESLENLLASFTIFLDRPFIVGDLVSVGDITGTIEQIGFRSTRLRTVEKSYVTVPNKSMIDKPLDNLSLRTARRVFFMMSLQQSTSNEQLHNVVNQAFEAINSHPLIQPDAQVKFTSLTSNSKDIRIQYYITTDSYDEYLNVMEEINFKLVDIVERNASAFVDTTRLTTTSSGASSQALPRSLQPNPDGSSVASS, encoded by the coding sequence ATGACTCTTTCTGAAATTTTGCAGTACCGTTTTCTGGGCAACAGTGTCCAGACGTATCTTATAGCGCTGGGAATCTTGCTGTTTGGCTTGCTTTTCAAGAACTTGATGTCCAAGCTATTAACCAAGCTATTATACCGCTTTGTGCGGGGTAAGTCGGAGGGCGTTACGGAGGGGCAGTTTCACGATTTGCTGATTCAGCCCGTCTCGCTGGTCATCTTTCTTACCAGTCTCTATTTAGCTTTTCAGGTTCTGAATATCCCGGTGCGCAGCGCCGAGCTGGCTCGCTCCGACCCATGGTATGAGGTGGCCATTTTTCGGTTGTATCAGATCTGTATCATCTCCAGCATCGCCTGGATTATCACCCGCTTCATCGACTTCTTCGTGCTGGTGTTTCTGCGACGGGCGGAGGCTTCGCCGCGTGTGGCCAACCAGTTGGTGCCCTTTGCCCGCGACCTGCTCAAATTTCTGGTAGGCGCAGTGGCTTTCCTGATTGTACTAGGCAAAACATTTGGGGTAGACGTTACGGCCCTTATCGGTGGTTTGGGCATTGGTGGTCTGGCCGTAGCTTTTGCTGCCAAGGAAAGCCTGGAAAACCTGCTGGCTTCGTTCACCATCTTCCTCGACCGCCCCTTCATCGTGGGCGATTTGGTGAGCGTGGGCGACATCACCGGCACTATTGAACAGATTGGCTTCCGTAGCACCCGCCTGCGCACCGTAGAAAAAAGCTACGTGACGGTGCCTAACAAGTCGATGATTGATAAGCCACTGGATAATCTTTCGCTGCGCACAGCCCGCCGGGTGTTCTTCATGATGTCGCTACAGCAAAGCACCTCTAATGAGCAACTGCACAATGTTGTCAATCAAGCATTTGAGGCCATCAACTCCCACCCGCTTATTCAGCCCGATGCGCAGGTGAAATTCACATCGCTGACCTCCAACTCCAAGGATATCCGCATTCAGTACTACATAACCACCGACAGCTACGACGAGTATTTGAATGTGATGGAAGAAATTAACTTCAAGCTGGTAGATATTGTAGAGCGCAACGCAAGCGCCTTTGTGGATACCACCCGGCTTACTACTACCTCTTCGGGCGCCAGCTCGCAAGCCCTACCCCGCAGCCTACAGCCCAATCCTGATGGTTCGTCGGTAGCTAGTTCGTAA
- a CDS encoding TerB family tellurite resistance protein — MSNSQLLQNYSEPEKTAYLAIIASLSSADREASATEQDFLQQLTKAAGLSEASTQQVLASAKDATNQSVQQNLDALRGSDLRFSLITDLISFARSDGSYTDDEEIMINKIASYLQVNAGQQQVLEQVVDQAERVPHDAGDPTKQSFLGGLSDKLSNVGIPKGALLSGLLGVVAPMILSKVMSRSSSGAAAGSSGTVGDLMNSNTAGSSFGDILGGLMGGSLLGNVLGGSMSDVTRPYDTSSLPRQGSHAGNGGLGSLISILGGLGQQPNSAPRSAGGGGLGSLLGGKMGSVLGGLLNGNR, encoded by the coding sequence ATGAGCAACTCTCAACTTCTGCAAAACTATTCTGAGCCGGAAAAAACAGCTTATCTGGCTATTATTGCCAGTTTATCTTCGGCCGACCGCGAGGCATCCGCCACTGAGCAGGATTTTCTGCAACAGCTTACCAAAGCCGCTGGCCTGAGTGAGGCAAGTACCCAACAGGTATTGGCGTCGGCCAAAGACGCTACCAACCAGAGCGTGCAGCAAAACCTAGATGCCTTGCGCGGCAGCGACCTGCGCTTCTCGCTCATCACCGACCTCATCAGCTTCGCCCGTTCCGATGGGTCGTATACTGATGATGAGGAGATTATGATCAACAAAATCGCCTCCTACCTGCAAGTGAATGCCGGTCAGCAGCAAGTACTGGAGCAGGTAGTAGACCAGGCCGAACGCGTGCCACACGACGCCGGTGACCCAACCAAACAGAGCTTCCTGGGCGGCCTTTCCGATAAGCTATCCAATGTCGGTATTCCGAAGGGGGCGCTGCTGTCGGGCCTACTAGGGGTAGTGGCCCCCATGATTCTGTCGAAGGTAATGAGCCGTAGTTCGTCGGGTGCTGCCGCTGGCTCCTCGGGTACGGTAGGCGACCTAATGAACAGCAACACAGCAGGTAGCAGCTTTGGCGATATCCTGGGGGGCCTGATGGGAGGCTCGCTGCTGGGCAACGTGCTGGGAGGCTCTATGAGCGACGTGACCCGTCCTTACGATACTAGCTCCCTACCCCGCCAAGGCTCACACGCTGGCAACGGCGGCCTGGGCTCTCTGATTTCTATTCTGGGCGGCTTGGGTCAACAACCGAACTCGGCACCCCGGAGCGCGGGCGGCGGCGGGCTAGGTAGCCTGCTCGGTGGCAAAATGGGTAGCGTACTAGGCGGCCTGTTGAACGGCAACCGATAG